Proteins encoded within one genomic window of Corvus hawaiiensis isolate bCorHaw1 chromosome 9, bCorHaw1.pri.cur, whole genome shotgun sequence:
- the TOR3A gene encoding torsin-3A codes for MGPGRLPARRGLGCCVLVLLLLLEGSGSPGTPPPPRRHWAEEQGAVPEGKPWGRARYEAVKKHLGTVSALSKQYWQYVACKVWQEGCEEEEKERQSSPIPSWGFPLVGQDYLEILSAWYCSFGKCCETGDCRIINNITGLEADLSGQLHGQHLAKEVVVRALQGFLQSPGPQQALVLSFHGWSGTGKNFVARLVASHLYRDGLKSECVRVFISLLHFPHHNYMDSYKAQLQRQISETLQRCRQALFIFDEAEKLHSSLLDAIRPFMAHHDSKGQVDHQRSIFLFLSNLGGNTINEVALDFWRAGRAREEISMELLEQRLRLELLEAAESSYAHSHLLQENLIDFVVPFLPLEYHHVKLCARDAFLARGLPYTEAMLDEVTQMMVFVPKEEKLFSAQGCKSVPQRINYFLP; via the exons ATGGGCCCGGGCAGGCTGCCGGCCCGCCGGGGCCTCGGCTGCTGcgtcctggtgctgctgctgctcctggagggctcgggcagccccgggacacCGCCACCGCCCCGGCGGCactgggcagaggagcagggagccgTCCCGGAGGGGAAACCGTGGGGCAGGGCGAGGTACGAAGCCGTGAAGAAGCATTTGGGAACTGTGAGTGCTCTCTCCAAGCAGTATTGGCAGTACGTGGCGTGCAAGGTGTGGCAGGAGGGctgcgaggaggaggagaaggagcgaCAGTCCAGTCCCATCCCAA GCTGGGGCTTTCCTCTGGTGGGCCAAGATTACCTGGAGATCCTCTCTGCCTGGTACTGCAGCTTCGGCAAGTGCTGCGAGACAGGAGACTGCCGGATAATCAACAACATCACAG ggctggaggcagacCTCAGTGGGCAGCTCCACGGGCAGCACTTGGCCAAGGAAGTGGTGGTCCGGGCACTGCAGGGGTttctgcagagcccagggccCCAGCAGGCGCTGGTCCTGTCCTTCCACGGCTGGTCCGGCACGGGGAAGAACTTTGTGGCTCGGCTGGTGGCCAGCCACCTGTACCGGGACGGGCTGAAGAGTGAGTGTGTCCGGGTGTTCATCTCCCTGCTCCACTTCCCACACCACAACTACATGGACTCCTACAAG gcccagctgcagaggcagaTCAGCGAGACCCTGCAGCGCTGCAGGCAGGCCCTGTTCATCTTCGACGAGGCCGAGAAGCTGCATTCCAGCCTTCTGGATGCCATCAGGCCCTTCATGGCTCACCACGACAGCAAGGGCCAGGTGGATCACCAGAGAtccatcttcctcttcctcag CAATCTTGGTGGCAACACCATCAATGAGGTCGCCCTGGACTTCTGGCGAGCCGGCCGGGCACGGGAGGAGATCtccatggagctcctggagcagcggctgcggctggagctgctggaggctgcag AGAGCAGTTATgcccacagccacctcctccaggaGAACCTCATTGATTTCGTGGTGCCCTTCCTGCCTCTGGAGTACCACCACGTGAAGCTCTGCGCGCGCGACGCCTTCCTGGCCCGCGGGCTTCCCTACACCGAGGCAATGCTCGACGAGGTGACCCAGATGATGGTGTTTGTCCCCAAAGAGGAGAAGCTTTTCTCTGCACAGGGCTGCAAATCCGTGCCCCAGCGCATCAATTACTTCCTTCCTTGA